The nucleotide sequence ATTCATTAATCATATCATTTAATAACACTTCACTATTTTTTCCAGTTACTTCTTGTTTAAAGTATAAAACTGGCCCTCTACCTTGGTCAATTTCAGTTAATTCTTTTACATCTACTCCACATTTTTTGGCAAAACCTAATGCAGCTGCTGTTGGTTCACCATCTTTGTATGCTATTTTTATAGGAGCACCAAATTGTTCAACTACACTATTTGGTTGAGAAATAGGAAACTCTCTATGCCATAAAACCAATCTTCTTGGTGTGTAAAAAAAGTCAAATTCACATGCTAATTTATTATTTTCTAATATTTCCATCCATTTTTTTTCAATATTTGGTAACTCTTTTAAAAATGGAATTGCAGGAAGTTCTTCTACACCAATTTCAATTAATAATGGTTTATTCATTTATCTTATCCTTCTTCTTTTTTTCAATTTCCTCAATTTTATCTTTATGCTTTTTAATCTGTTGTTTATTAAATCCAATTATAAACATTGCTAACATAAATACAAACAAAATCAAAACAATAATATCTAATATCTCTTTCACAATATTCCTTGTTTGTGGTATGTCATAAAAGCCACAATTTTATCTAAAAATCACTTATCTTTTAGTAAATCAATTAAGTTGGTATTACGATTATTAGGGAAGCTTAAAAAGTCTTCTTTACTAATATGACATTTTTTACAGCTTGCTAATTGTTGATGTGCTTTATAATCTGAATTAATTAATTTATTTTGAGAGTGGCAAGAGAAACAATCTCCACCACATTGAGACATTGAATTTGATATTTTATTATGGCAAGTTATGCACTGTTTCAAAATAATATGCTGTTTTTCATTTATTGTTTTTTCTAAAGTAGGATGACATTTTAAACAATTGCCACTACATGCAAAAATAAAACTAAAAAACATTATAGATATTAAGAGATATCTCATTTCAATATAGACCTATATATTATCCCATCAATTTGATTTTTTGCAATTTCTATAAATTCATCATTTATTTCAATAATTGCCAATATTTTAGAATCAAACATATAATTATCTGCAACTTCTTGAATATCTTTTGATAAATTTTTTTCACAAATTATATATTTTGCACTTAATGCATTTGCATATATTGCTTCTTTTAAATCATTTATAACAACAGCATATGATAAAGAGTTTTTAGAGCAATACTCAACCATATTTTGTTGATAATCAAATAAAACCAATGTATTTGATTTTGTATTTAAAAAATCATTTATATCTTTTACTTTTTGAATCTCTTCAAAAGGAATATTTTCATCACCTATTAAAATCATTTTTATTACCTATTTATTTAAACACTCTGATGAACAGAAATATTTTCCATTACTTAATATACCCTCTTTTTTAGAAACATATGTTCCACAAGTTGGGCACTCTACCATAACATCTTCTATGTTTTCATCTCTTACATTTTTATTAATAGTCTTCTCTCTACTTTTTTTAAAAAAAAGTGTATACACTATAAATAATACTGCTAATACTGCTATTAGTTTAAATATCATTGCTTACCTTTATAATACAAATAGTTTCTATCTTTTCTTTTTATAATTTTTATTTTTTCAATTTTAGCTTGAGCTATTTCATCTTCTAACATACTTCCTTTATAAAAAAGGAAATTGCAATTTTGCTCTATAATATTCTTTGTCAAATCCAATAACAAAGAAGTATTTGTAACTGCTCTTGATGTAACTAAATCAACTTTTATATCTTCTACTTGTTCTACTCTTTTACAAAGAACTTCTACATTATTTAAACCCAAAGTATTTTTAACAAAATTCAAAAAAGCAACTCTTTTTACTCTTGGTTCTATTAAATAACATTTTTTATGAGGTTTTGCCATAGCTAGGATAAGTCCTGGATAACCTGCACCTGTTCCAATATCAGCAAAACTTTGAAAATCATCAATAAAAGATAATGGATAAACAGAATCTATTATATTTTCATAAATATCTTCATCTTTTAAACTTCCACTTAGATTATGAATCTTACCCCACTTTTGTAATAACTCTACAAAAGTACTACATCTTTTCAAAAAATCTTCATCAAAAATAAGATTCTCTTTTTCTAATAACTCTTTTAATTGCATTATAGAAGATGTCCCATTTTTGATTTTTTTGTATTTAAATAAAATTGATTGTATTTATTTGCTTTTGTAATTGAAGGGATTCTTTGTGTAATTTCAACTCCAATAGATTTAACAAAATCTATTTTTTCTGGATTATTTGTTATTAATTTAATTTTATTTACATTTAAATCTTTAAATATATATTCAATAACACTATAATCTCTTTCATCTTCTTTAAAACCTAATTCTAGATTTGCTTCAATAGTATTTCTACCTTGGTCTTGTAAAGCATATGCATTCACTTTATTTAGTAAACCTATATTTCTTCCTTCTTGTCTATGATAAATAATCAAACCACCCTCTTTAGCAATAAAATCCATTGCTAATTGAAGCTGATTTTGACAATCACACTTTAAACTTCCTAAGGTATCTCCTGTTAAACACTCTGAGTGAATTCTTACATAAGGAGATTCAATTTCTTCAAAATTAGGAGTCATAATTGCAAGGTGTTCTTGGTTTGTATCTAAGTCTTTATAAGCTTTTATTTTGAATTGTCCATATTTTGTAGGTAGGTTAGCAATATTTGATTGTTTTATATTCATTCGCTTTTAAACCTTATAATGATAAAATAATCACGATTATATCTAACAAAGGTAAAAATATGTTTAAACGATTTAGAAGATTAAGAATAAACGAAAATTTAAGAAATTTAGTACAAGAGACAACTTTATCAAAAAATGATTTTATTTATCCATTATTTGTAAGAGAAGGTGAAAATATTAAAACTGAAGTTGAATCAATGCCAGGTGTGTATCAAATGAGTATTGATGAAATTTTAAAAGAGTGTGAATATATCTATTCAATTGGTCTAAAATCAATAATTTTATTTGGTATTCCGGATGTAAAAGATTCAGTTGGTAGTGAGTGTTTATGCGAAAATAGTATTATTGCTAGAACTATAAAAGCAATTAAAGCAAAATTTCCAGATATGTTTATAGTTACAGATTTATGTTTTTGTGAATATACAGACCATGGACACTGCGGTATTTTAGACCCAGTAACACAAACAGTTGATAATGATAAAACATTAGAAATTTCTGCGCAACAAGCAATTGTTCATGCAAAAGCAGGTGCAGATATGATTGCTCCTAGTGGAATGATGGATGGGATTATTGAGACACTAAGAACTGCTTTAGATGAAAATGGATTTAAAGATTTACCAATTATGGCATACTCTACTAAATTTGCTAGTGCTTATTATGGACCATTTAGAGATGTTGCAGAATCAACTCCTTCTTTTGGGGATAGAAGAAGTTATCAAATGAATCCAGCAAATAGATTAGAAGCATTAGAAGAATCTTTAGAAGATGAAAAACAAGGTGCTGATATTCTTATGGTTAAACCTGCACTTGCATTTATGGATGTAATTAGAGATTTAAGAAATAATTCTAACTTACCAGTTTGCGCTTATAATGTAAGTGGAGAATATGCTATGCTTAAACACGCAGGTCTTGCAGGTCTTGTTGATTATGAAAGAATAATGCTTGAAACATTAATTGGATTTAAAAGAGCTGGTGCAGATATTATTATTACATATCATGCAAAAGAAGCTTGCGAATATTTAAATAAGAACTAATATGAAGAAAAATACAAATACTTATCAACAGGCAATAGAAAACAGTAATATAGTTTCAAAAACTGATATAAATGGAATAATAACATTTGTAAATGATGAGTTTTGTAAAATTTCTGGTTATACTAAAGAGGAATTATTAGGGAAAAATCACAATATTGTGAGACACCCTGATGTTCCAAAAGAACATTTTCACATCTTGTGGGAAACAATTAAACAAAAAAGACAAACATATAAATCAACAGTTAAAAACTTAACAAAAGATGGAAGAAGTGTCTATTTAAATACAACAATTACTCCTATATTAGATGAATTTGATGATATTGAAGAGTTTATTGCAATTCGTTATGATGTAACACAAGAGGTTGAACTAAAAAAAGACTTAGAAAAAAAAGACAAAGAACTAAAACTACTTAATAAAACTCTTGAGATGAGAGTTCAAGAACAAACAAAACAACTAAAAGAACTAAATCAAAATCTTGAACAAAGAGTTGAAGAAGAGATAGAAAAAAATAAACAAAAACAAAAAATACTATTTTGGCAATCAAGAATGGCAAGCTTAGGACAAATGCTTGCAAATATTGCACATCAATGGAGACAACCTTTAACTGAACTAAATCTTGCTTTATTTAATATGAAAAAATCTGCTGTAAAAAATGAGATGGAAGATATTTCTAAGTATTACAATGATAGTAAAGAGATAATAGCAAATATGTCTCAAACAATTGATGATTTTTCAAACTTCTTTAATCCAAACAAAGAGAAGAAAAAATTTGATTTAAAAAGTGCTTTAGAAGAGAGTCTTAATATAAGTAAGAAACTAATTCAAAAAGAGAATATTATAATAAAAAAAGATTATATTGATGTTGAGGTTTTTGGAGTATCAAATGAATTATCTCAAGTTATAATAAACTTTCTACAAAACTCTGCACATGCTTTTAATAAGAACAATGTAAAAAATAGAATTATTTCTATTGAAATAAAAAAAATTATTCAAGATAATCATGAATTTGCACAAGTGTTATTTTTAGATAATGCAATGGGTGTAAATGAAAAAACACTTGATAAAATATTTGAGCCATATTTCACTACAAAACACCAAAGTAATGGTACAGGGCTAGGATTATTCATGTCTAAAATGATAATTGAGAAAAGTCTAAATGGAAATATCATTGCACAAAACTTTAAAAATGGATTACTTTTTACAATAAATTTACCATTATAAAATTATTTTTTTATTTTTGACACCATTGAGCTACCCTTTAGTAGTATATTTACAACTAAGGAGTATATTATGAAAAATTTAACACTATTATTATCTACATTATTTATATTCTTCGTGGGTTGTAGTAAAGACATATCAAAATATTCAAAAGATGAATGCATAGAAAATGGATACAAATATAAAAAAGTAAAAGCTATGAATTATTTAACTGGGAAATATGTAATAAGAGAAGTTTGTACACAGAAGTAAGTTTTAAACTTACTTCTTATTTTTTAGCTAATACTGCATCACATAATTTTGCCACTTCAAACATTTGTAATCTTAATGTTCTTTCAACAATACTTGTCATGCTTATATTTTTTTCAATAACTATTTGTGATGCTTTGTCAAAATTTCTTTCATATTTTATTGATCTAACAATTTCAACTATTGCTTCAGAAAGTTCTGAATTTCTTTGAACATCTTGTGCATCCATAGCAAAACTACTCCCTTAATTCATTTAGTCTTTTAAGTAAATACTCTAATTCTGCTCTTTTTTCTATTTTTTCTTCAACTTTTTCTTCTAAAAAGTCCACAACATTTTGGTGAAGTTTTAATTTATTTAATTTATTTATATTTGTTATTCCACCTGGATTTAGTACATTAACTTCAAGAATTTTATCGCCAATCATATCTAAACCTACAAAATATAATCCATCTGCAAGTAATTTAGCTCCGATTTTTCTACAAACATTCTTTTGACTTTCTGTTAATGTATATTTATGTGCTGTTCCACCTGCTTGAATATTTGCTCTAATTTCACCAACAGCTGGTTTTCTATGATATGCACCTAAATATTTTCCATTTAACATTAAAACTCTAACATCACCATTTTCTGCACCTTGAATGTACTCTTGTAAAATTACATATTTATCACCTGATTTATCAATATAAAAATCAAGCAGTGAGTTGATATTAGATTTTGCATTTTTTTCTAATACAATAACACCTTTTCCGCCTGAACCATCAAGTGGTTTTAAAATTAATTTTTCATTTGGTGATTCTTCAATAATTTTATTTATATATTTTTTACTTCCAGATACATGTGTTACAGGTAAAAATGTATTATTAGGGTCATGAAATGTTGTTGTATATAATTTATTATTTGCTTTTCTAATTCCATCTACATCATTAATAATTACAGTTTCATCTTTTATTGCATCTAAAAAGTTTAATACTAATGGATTTATCGGAGGATCTTTTCTTAGCATAATACAATCAAATGCATGAAGAGCAGTAAGCTTCTTTTCAAACTCAACTTTTTTATAAAATGTTGTAATATTTTCTGGAATCTTCTCCATATCTTTAATTGTCAAAATAAAGCCATGTACAATGTTATTTCTAACTGTTAAATTATTTGTGTAAAGAATTGATACTTTATGATTTCTTTTAATACATTCTCTAATAATTGTTAATGTTGAACTTTTAAGTGGCTCTATATTATCCCAATGCTCAATGATAAAACCTACGTGCATTTTTTCCTCTTTTATAAAATAAATTTGCTAATTGATATTATACATCATTTTTTCTAACTTATAAACTAAAATATAGCTTAATAGGTCTAAAACTCCATATATAGGCTTTTTTTACACTTTATTTTCAAAAAAAAGTAATTTTGAAATACAATTTTTATCTATTTTTTAAAAAAAAATTCTATAATTGCTAATTAAAAGATATTTAATCTTAGGAGTATCTATGTCAACTGACAATTTATTAAAAGAGTTTAAAGTATTGCTTGTTGAAGATGAACAGAATATTGCGAAGTTATTAAAAGAAGCAATAGGAGACTATTTTTTTAGTTTTACACTTGCAAAAGATGGTGAAGAAGCTATAGAAAAAGTTAAAAACGTTAAACCCGATATTATCATAACTGATATAATGATGCCAAAACTAGATGGTTTGGAAATGACAAAAAAAATAAAAGAAGAGATTGATGAAGATATTCCTGTTATTGTTTTAAGTGCATTCTCTGAAAAAGAGAGATTATTAAATGCAATTGATATAGGTATAACAAAATACTTTATTAAACCTTTTGATCCAGAAGAAGTTTTAGAGTATTTAAAAACATTAGTAACAAAACTTGATAAAAAAAGAGTATTTAAATTATCAGATACAATTTATTATGATAAAAATAAAAATAATCTATTTAAAGATAATAAAATAGTTAATTTAACAAAAAGAGAAAAAAACTTTCTATTTTTATTAATTAAAAATCACCCAAACATTGTAGAAGTAGATAAAATAAAAGATACTTTATGGGAAGGAGAGACTTCTTCTGATGAAAGATTAAGAACTTTTATTAAAAGATTTAGAGCTAAAACTTCAAAAAATTTAGTGAAAAATATATCTGGGCAAGGTTATTTAATTTCTCCACAAAATATTTAACTTATTACTTAAAAGCTCTTTATCAATAGAGTTTTTAGGTTCTGTTAAATTTGCATAGTTATCTACATTTAAAAAGTTTTGAATATAAAAGTTATTTTTGTATCCTAAATCATATAATTGCTCTATCATTTTGTTTAACTGTTTTTCATCAATTAAATCTTCATGTAAAGTTGTTCTAACTTCAAAATCAAAATCAATTTTAATAAGATATTTTAATGTTTCAAGAAATTTATCATAAAGTTTTGAATTTGTAATAGCTTGAAAATTTTCTTCTAATGCTTTAAAATCAAGTGCAATATAATCTAAATAATCATTTTGGATCAACTCTTTTACTAGTTGTAAGTTTGTTCCATTTGTATCTAGTTTTATTTTAAAGCCCATTGATTTTATTTTTTTGCAAATTGGAAGTAAATCGTGCTTAGTTGCTTCACCACCACTTAAAACTACAGCATCAAGCAACCCTACTCTTTTTTCTAAAAACTCAAATAAGTCTTTTATTGCATAGTTTCCATCTTTACACTCAATAATATTTGTATTATAGCAGTACTGGCATCTCATATTGCATGATATAAACCATACAATACAAGATAAGTTGTCTTTATAATCTAATGTTGTGAAAGGTGTAATATCATATATTATTTTTTTCAACAAATTTCACCCTTTGTTTATGTTCACCTTTTTTCCCAATATTAAAACTCTCAACAGGTCTGTGGTATCCCATAACTCTAGTGTAAACTACACATCTTGTTCTTTTAGACTCTAAATGTTTTGGTATTATGCTGTTTTGCATTCTTTATCCTTTTTTAAAATTTCTTCATCACATTTTGGACAAAACTCATGTTCTCCACTAATATATCCATGTTTTGGACAAACTGAGAATACAGGAGTTATTGTAATGTATGGTAATTTGTAATTTGAAATTACATTTTTTATTAATTTTCTACAAGCTTCTGTTGAACTAATTCTCTCTTTCATATATAAGTGAAGAACTGTTCCACCAGTATATTTACACTGTAATTCATCTTGTAAATTTAACGCCTCAAATACATCATCTGTAAAATCTGCTGGTAATTGAGTCGAGTTTGTATAATAGATATTTTTATTGAAACCTGCTTGAACAATATCTTTATATCTTTTCTTATCCTCTTTAGCAAATCTATATGTTGTACCCTCAGCAGGTGTTGCTTCAAGATTATATAAATTTCCAGTTGTTTCTTGAAAATAAACCATTTTA is from Arcobacter sp. CECT 8986 and encodes:
- a CDS encoding PP0621 family protein produces the protein MIFKLIAVLAVLFIVYTLFFKKSREKTINKNVRDENIEDVMVECPTCGTYVSKKEGILSNGKYFCSSECLNK
- the rsmG gene encoding 16S rRNA (guanine(527)-N(7))-methyltransferase RsmG; the protein is MQLKELLEKENLIFDEDFLKRCSTFVELLQKWGKIHNLSGSLKDEDIYENIIDSVYPLSFIDDFQSFADIGTGAGYPGLILAMAKPHKKCYLIEPRVKRVAFLNFVKNTLGLNNVEVLCKRVEQVEDIKVDLVTSRAVTNTSLLLDLTKNIIEQNCNFLFYKGSMLEDEIAQAKIEKIKIIKRKDRNYLYYKGKQ
- the ribA gene encoding GTP cyclohydrolase II; translation: MNIKQSNIANLPTKYGQFKIKAYKDLDTNQEHLAIMTPNFEEIESPYVRIHSECLTGDTLGSLKCDCQNQLQLAMDFIAKEGGLIIYHRQEGRNIGLLNKVNAYALQDQGRNTIEANLELGFKEDERDYSVIEYIFKDLNVNKIKLITNNPEKIDFVKSIGVEITQRIPSITKANKYNQFYLNTKKSKMGHLL
- the hemB gene encoding porphobilinogen synthase, with the translated sequence MFKRFRRLRINENLRNLVQETTLSKNDFIYPLFVREGENIKTEVESMPGVYQMSIDEILKECEYIYSIGLKSIILFGIPDVKDSVGSECLCENSIIARTIKAIKAKFPDMFIVTDLCFCEYTDHGHCGILDPVTQTVDNDKTLEISAQQAIVHAKAGADMIAPSGMMDGIIETLRTALDENGFKDLPIMAYSTKFASAYYGPFRDVAESTPSFGDRRSYQMNPANRLEALEESLEDEKQGADILMVKPALAFMDVIRDLRNNSNLPVCAYNVSGEYAMLKHAGLAGLVDYERIMLETLIGFKRAGADIIITYHAKEACEYLNKN
- a CDS encoding PAS domain-containing sensor histidine kinase — its product is MKKNTNTYQQAIENSNIVSKTDINGIITFVNDEFCKISGYTKEELLGKNHNIVRHPDVPKEHFHILWETIKQKRQTYKSTVKNLTKDGRSVYLNTTITPILDEFDDIEEFIAIRYDVTQEVELKKDLEKKDKELKLLNKTLEMRVQEQTKQLKELNQNLEQRVEEEIEKNKQKQKILFWQSRMASLGQMLANIAHQWRQPLTELNLALFNMKKSAVKNEMEDISKYYNDSKEIIANMSQTIDDFSNFFNPNKEKKKFDLKSALEESLNISKKLIQKENIIIKKDYIDVEVFGVSNELSQVIINFLQNSAHAFNKNNVKNRIISIEIKKIIQDNHEFAQVLFLDNAMGVNEKTLDKIFEPYFTTKHQSNGTGLGLFMSKMIIEKSLNGNIIAQNFKNGLLFTINLPL
- the gshB gene encoding glutathione synthase; this encodes MHVGFIIEHWDNIEPLKSSTLTIIRECIKRNHKVSILYTNNLTVRNNIVHGFILTIKDMEKIPENITTFYKKVEFEKKLTALHAFDCIMLRKDPPINPLVLNFLDAIKDETVIINDVDGIRKANNKLYTTTFHDPNNTFLPVTHVSGSKKYINKIIEESPNEKLILKPLDGSGGKGVIVLEKNAKSNINSLLDFYIDKSGDKYVILQEYIQGAENGDVRVLMLNGKYLGAYHRKPAVGEIRANIQAGGTAHKYTLTESQKNVCRKIGAKLLADGLYFVGLDMIGDKILEVNVLNPGGITNINKLNKLKLHQNVVDFLEEKVEEKIEKRAELEYLLKRLNELRE
- a CDS encoding response regulator transcription factor codes for the protein MSTDNLLKEFKVLLVEDEQNIAKLLKEAIGDYFFSFTLAKDGEEAIEKVKNVKPDIIITDIMMPKLDGLEMTKKIKEEIDEDIPVIVLSAFSEKERLLNAIDIGITKYFIKPFDPEEVLEYLKTLVTKLDKKRVFKLSDTIYYDKNKNNLFKDNKIVNLTKREKNFLFLLIKNHPNIVEVDKIKDTLWEGETSSDERLRTFIKRFRAKTSKNLVKNISGQGYLISPQNI
- a CDS encoding anaerobic ribonucleoside-triphosphate reductase activating protein, translating into MKKIIYDITPFTTLDYKDNLSCIVWFISCNMRCQYCYNTNIIECKDGNYAIKDLFEFLEKRVGLLDAVVLSGGEATKHDLLPICKKIKSMGFKIKLDTNGTNLQLVKELIQNDYLDYIALDFKALEENFQAITNSKLYDKFLETLKYLIKIDFDFEVRTTLHEDLIDEKQLNKMIEQLYDLGYKNNFYIQNFLNVDNYANLTEPKNSIDKELLSNKLNILWRN
- the nrdD gene encoding anaerobic ribonucleoside-triphosphate reductase, translated to MQNSIIPKHLESKRTRCVVYTRVMGYHRPVESFNIGKKGEHKQRVKFVEKNNI